The proteins below come from a single Vitis vinifera cultivar Pinot Noir 40024 chromosome 9, ASM3070453v1 genomic window:
- the LOC100260024 gene encoding mediator of RNA polymerase II transcription subunit 9 isoform X1: MDHPYSGGSWSMIPSMSPHSNAATPSDQDHLFLQQQQPQQHHLYQHQQQRLHHQQQQQQQQQQQQHHHHQSLASHFHLLHLVENLSDAIENGTRDQHSDALVRELNSHFEKCQQLLNSISVSINTKAMTVEGQKRKLEESEQLLNQRRDLIAKYRNSVEDLIKSEP; this comes from the exons ATGGATCACCCATACTCAGGAGGAAGCTGGTCAATGATTCCTAGCATGTCGCCTCACAGTAACGCCGCTACACCCTCGGATCAGGACCATCTGTTCCTCCAACAACAGCAACCACAGCAGCACCACCTCTATCAGCATCAACAGCAGCGTCTTCACcatcagcagcagcagcagcaacagcagcagcagcagcaacaccATCATCACCAATCACTGGCTTCTCACTTCCACTTATTACAT TTGGTGGAGAATTTGTCCGACGCAATCGAAAATGGAACACGGGACCAGCACTCTGATGCACTG GTTAGGGAATTGAACAGTCACTTTGAAAAGTGCCAGCAGCTGTTGAACTCGATATCAGTATCTATCAACACAAAGGCCATG ACAGTTGAGGGACAAAAGCGCAAGCTGGAGGAAAGTGAGCAACTGCTAAATCAACGGAG GGATCTGATTGCCAAGTATAGGAACTCTGTTGAAGACCTCATCAAGTCTGAGCCTTGA
- the LOC100260024 gene encoding mediator of RNA polymerase II transcription subunit 9 isoform X2, whose translation MDHPYSGGSWSMIPSMSPHSNAATPSDQDHLFLQQQQPQQHHLYQHQQQRLHHQQQQQQQQQQQQHHHHQSLASHFHLLHLVENLSDAIENGTRDQHSDALVRELNSHFEKCQQLLNSISVSINTKAMLRDKSASWRKVSNC comes from the exons ATGGATCACCCATACTCAGGAGGAAGCTGGTCAATGATTCCTAGCATGTCGCCTCACAGTAACGCCGCTACACCCTCGGATCAGGACCATCTGTTCCTCCAACAACAGCAACCACAGCAGCACCACCTCTATCAGCATCAACAGCAGCGTCTTCACcatcagcagcagcagcagcaacagcagcagcagcagcaacaccATCATCACCAATCACTGGCTTCTCACTTCCACTTATTACAT TTGGTGGAGAATTTGTCCGACGCAATCGAAAATGGAACACGGGACCAGCACTCTGATGCACTG GTTAGGGAATTGAACAGTCACTTTGAAAAGTGCCAGCAGCTGTTGAACTCGATATCAGTATCTATCAACACAAAGGCCATG TTGAGGGACAAAAGCGCAAGCTGGAGGAAAGTGAGCAACTGCTAA